Proteins from one Algicella marina genomic window:
- a CDS encoding VOC family protein, with the protein MRSVFHLAYHVTDLEAARAFYGSLLGCREGRSTDTWVDFDFFGHQISLHIGQPFATSDTGKVGDHLVPMPHLGLVLDYEDWRQVADRLETAEIAFVIPPSARFLGEPGEQWTMFFRDPSGNPIEIKGFRDASKIFAVD; encoded by the coding sequence ATGCGCAGCGTCTTTCACCTTGCCTATCACGTCACCGATCTGGAAGCGGCACGGGCTTTTTACGGTAGCCTGCTCGGCTGCCGGGAAGGTCGCAGCACCGACACCTGGGTCGATTTCGATTTCTTCGGCCATCAGATCAGCCTGCACATCGGCCAGCCGTTCGCCACAAGTGATACCGGCAAGGTCGGCGATCACCTGGTGCCAATGCCTCATCTGGGTCTGGTCCTCGACTACGAGGACTGGAGACAGGTGGCAGACAGGCTGGAGACGGCGGAAATTGCCTTCGTCATCCCGCCAAGTGCCCGTTTCTTGGGCGAACCCGGTGAGCAGTGGACGATGTTCTTCCGCGATCCCTCGGGAAATCCAATAGAAATCAAGGGCTTCCGAGATGCCTCGAAAATTTTCGCTGTAGACTAA
- a CDS encoding alpha/beta hydrolase, producing the protein MKFVIYGVLFLVCIGAAIFYLGPKEPITGPFTYDSAAISGDVDGYLYRSEQTVPNLVRGAQKHVQWYDPARRNRTEWAVVYIHGFSATSFEVRPLPKLVADALEGNLYYTRLKGHGRDGAAMLEGSVPAWMNDVAEALEIGRRIGDKVLVIGTSTGGSLSALAAFDNRLKDKVDALAFISPNFGVKAGGARLLTLPFARSFVPLIAGKTRSFTPHNEEHGRRWTTSYPTRALLPMAAAVKAASGLPFEQAEVPALFVFADADQVVDATRTREVAARWGASVSLYPVAMKKEDDPSSHVIAGDIMSPGQTYPIAERILLWVTGLKFEN; encoded by the coding sequence ATGAAATTCGTGATCTACGGCGTTCTTTTCCTTGTCTGCATCGGGGCGGCCATTTTCTATCTCGGACCGAAAGAACCGATCACGGGCCCTTTTACCTATGACAGCGCGGCCATCTCCGGGGACGTGGACGGCTATCTCTACCGGTCCGAGCAGACGGTTCCCAACCTCGTGCGTGGTGCGCAGAAACATGTGCAATGGTATGATCCGGCCCGGCGCAACCGCACCGAATGGGCCGTGGTATACATCCACGGTTTTTCGGCCACTTCCTTCGAGGTGCGGCCGTTGCCGAAACTGGTGGCGGATGCGCTGGAGGGTAATCTCTACTACACGAGGCTGAAAGGGCACGGGCGGGACGGTGCCGCGATGCTGGAGGGGTCCGTGCCGGCATGGATGAACGACGTGGCCGAGGCTCTGGAGATAGGTCGGCGGATTGGCGACAAGGTATTGGTGATCGGCACGTCCACGGGCGGGTCGCTTTCCGCACTGGCCGCCTTCGACAACCGCTTGAAGGACAAGGTTGACGCGCTGGCATTCATATCCCCCAATTTCGGGGTCAAGGCCGGCGGGGCGAGGCTGCTGACGCTGCCTTTCGCCCGCAGTTTCGTGCCATTGATTGCCGGCAAGACGCGCAGTTTTACCCCCCATAACGAAGAACACGGCCGCCGCTGGACGACATCTTATCCCACACGAGCGTTGCTGCCGATGGCCGCGGCGGTCAAGGCTGCGTCGGGCCTGCCATTCGAACAGGCGGAGGTTCCGGCCCTGTTCGTTTTCGCCGATGCCGATCAGGTGGTCGATGCCACCCGCACGAGGGAAGTTGCGGCACGTTGGGGCGCGAGCGTTTCGTTGTATCCCGTGGCAATGAAGAAGGAGGATGACCCCTCCAGTCACGTGATCGCGGGCGATATCATGAGCCCCGGCCAGACATATCCGATTGCCGAGCGAATTCTTCTGTGGGTGACGGGGCTGAAGTTCGAGAATTGA
- a CDS encoding glycogen/starch/alpha-glucan phosphorylase translates to MDQAPITDMTGSALARDMQRHLQFSFGKDPAHAQVRDWRLALSLAVRDRIVEPWFKATRAAYAGHHKRVYYLSMEFLIGRLLEDAIVNLGLGDEAMAACAEAGVDFDALLADEPDAALGNGGLGRLAACFLDSLSTLGCPAMGYGIRYEHGLFRQTFHHGHQVEQAEAWLQQPHAWEFERAEASFEIGFYGDVREEDGRSVWEPGDAVVARAYDTPIIGWQGRWANTLRLWGAKPTKLFDLARFNVGDFNAAAEPEAQARTISRVLYPDDTTDQGRELRLKQEYFFTAASIRDIMRRYLDEYSDIRKLPTKVAIQLNDTHPAIAGPELVRILHDEHGLPFDEAAETARLTLNYTNHTLLPEALESWSEGLMWHLLPRHMRLIEQIDDWHARNHPRRTRSTIDHGVVRMGDLAFAMANKVNGVSALHTDLVKTTVFAEQHKLHPGRVINQTNGVTPRRWLVACNPGLSNLITDTIGTGWEADLERLSELEPHIDDAGFAEAFAAAKRANKIELGSWLKEEIGLTVNPDAMFDVQIKRIHEYKRQLMNVLETISLWQAIREEPEKDWTPRLKIFGGKAAPGYRTAKEIVHLINDVASVVNVDPLMRGRLAVAYPPNYNVTMAERLIPAADLSEQISTAGKEASGTGNMKFALNGAPTMGTLDGANVEIRDLVGADNFFLFGLTTDEAEERRETPGHATRAIAASPRLTAAIAAIEKGTFSPDDPARYHGLGRILRDSDYFLVCSDFDSYWQAQRRADEIYRDPAAWGRMAAFNTARSGWFSSDRTIRGYMRDIWDVEAIDS, encoded by the coding sequence ATGGATCAGGCACCCATCACGGACATGACCGGCAGCGCCCTTGCGCGAGACATGCAACGGCACCTGCAGTTCTCCTTTGGCAAGGATCCCGCGCACGCACAGGTGCGCGATTGGCGGCTGGCGTTGTCACTGGCCGTGCGAGACAGGATCGTGGAGCCGTGGTTCAAGGCGACGCGGGCCGCCTATGCCGGTCATCACAAACGGGTCTATTACCTGTCGATGGAGTTTCTGATCGGGCGTCTGCTGGAAGACGCCATCGTCAACCTCGGTCTCGGCGACGAGGCAATGGCCGCCTGCGCGGAAGCCGGCGTTGATTTCGACGCATTGCTTGCGGACGAACCCGATGCGGCACTGGGCAACGGCGGGCTCGGCCGGCTGGCGGCTTGTTTCCTCGATTCCCTCTCCACGCTGGGCTGTCCGGCCATGGGGTACGGCATCCGCTACGAACACGGCCTGTTTCGGCAGACCTTCCACCATGGCCACCAGGTGGAGCAGGCAGAAGCTTGGCTTCAGCAGCCGCATGCGTGGGAATTCGAGCGCGCGGAGGCCAGTTTCGAGATTGGCTTCTACGGCGATGTCCGCGAAGAGGACGGCCGCAGCGTCTGGGAGCCAGGTGATGCCGTCGTCGCCCGCGCCTACGACACGCCGATCATCGGTTGGCAGGGACGCTGGGCCAACACCCTTCGTCTCTGGGGGGCAAAACCTACGAAACTGTTCGACCTCGCGCGATTCAACGTCGGCGATTTCAATGCGGCCGCGGAGCCGGAAGCACAGGCACGGACCATTTCCCGCGTGCTGTATCCCGACGACACCACCGATCAGGGGCGTGAACTGCGTCTGAAGCAGGAATACTTCTTCACCGCCGCGTCGATCCGCGACATCATGCGCCGCTACCTCGACGAATACAGCGACATCCGCAAGCTTCCGACCAAGGTTGCAATTCAGCTCAACGATACCCACCCGGCTATTGCCGGGCCGGAACTGGTGCGTATCCTGCATGACGAACATGGCCTGCCGTTTGACGAGGCAGCGGAGACGGCCCGGCTGACGCTGAACTACACCAACCACACCCTCTTGCCCGAAGCGCTGGAGAGCTGGTCGGAGGGTCTGATGTGGCACCTGCTGCCCCGCCATATGCGTCTGATCGAACAGATCGACGACTGGCACGCCCGCAACCATCCGCGCCGTACCCGCTCTACCATCGATCACGGCGTCGTCCGCATGGGTGACCTTGCCTTCGCAATGGCCAACAAAGTCAACGGCGTATCTGCCCTGCACACCGACCTCGTGAAGACCACGGTCTTTGCCGAGCAGCACAAGTTGCATCCGGGCCGTGTCATCAACCAGACCAACGGCGTCACGCCCCGCCGCTGGCTCGTCGCATGCAACCCCGGCCTCAGCAACCTGATCACCGACACGATCGGCACCGGCTGGGAGGCGGATCTCGAACGCCTGTCCGAACTGGAGCCGCACATCGACGATGCGGGCTTTGCCGAAGCCTTCGCCGCCGCAAAACGGGCGAACAAGATCGAACTCGGCAGCTGGCTGAAGGAAGAGATCGGCCTGACCGTGAATCCGGACGCGATGTTCGATGTGCAGATCAAGCGGATCCACGAATACAAGCGTCAGTTGATGAATGTTCTGGAGACAATCTCGCTTTGGCAGGCCATTCGCGAAGAACCGGAAAAGGACTGGACTCCGCGCCTCAAGATATTTGGCGGCAAGGCGGCGCCGGGATACAGGACTGCCAAGGAAATCGTGCACCTTATCAATGACGTGGCTTCGGTTGTTAACGTAGATCCGCTGATGCGTGGCCGCCTTGCTGTCGCCTATCCTCCCAACTACAACGTCACGATGGCGGAGCGGCTTATCCCCGCCGCCGATCTGTCGGAGCAGATATCGACGGCCGGCAAGGAAGCGTCGGGAACTGGCAACATGAAGTTTGCGCTCAACGGCGCGCCGACAATGGGCACGCTCGACGGTGCCAACGTCGAGATCCGCGATCTTGTCGGCGCCGACAACTTCTTCCTGTTCGGCCTTACGACTGACGAGGCGGAAGAGCGCCGCGAAACACCCGGCCATGCCACGCGCGCAATCGCCGCCAGCCCGCGGCTCACCGCAGCCATCGCCGCCATCGAAAAAGGTACCTTCAGCCCCGATGATCCGGCCCGCTACCACGGTTTGGGCCGCATCCTGCGCGATAGCGATTACTTCCTCGTCTGCTCCGATTTCGACAGCTACTGGCAGGCCCAGCGACGGGCGGACGAGATCTATCGGGATCCGGCGGCCTGGGGGCGGATGGCCGCCTTCAACACCGCTCGATCCGGATGGTTTTCGTCGGATCGGACGATCCGGGGCTACATGCGGGACATCTGGGATGTCGAGGCGATTGACAGCTGA
- the thrS gene encoding threonine--tRNA ligase has translation MDGAQISLTFPDGANRTFAAGTTGADVAAEISKSLAKSAFAVKLDGRLADLSEPITGDAAIEIVTIKDEAPALELIRHDCAHIMARAVQELWPDVKVTIGPVIENGFYYDFDRAEPFSSEDLEKIEAKMREIINLRDAVRTELWERDRAIAHYESTGEPYKVELVGMIPEGQPIRMYWHGDWQDLCRGPHLAHTGQVPADAFKLMSVAGAYWRGDSNRPMLQRIYGVAFRNRQELKDHLNFLEEAEKRDHRRLGREMELFHMQEEAPGQIFWHPNGWTLYTTLQDYMRRQQRAGGYVEVNTPQVVNRRLWEESGHWENYQEHMFIVEVDEDHAREKTINALKPMNCPCHVQIYNHGLKSYRDLPLRMAEFGSCNRYEPSGALHGIMRVRGFTQDDAHIFCREDQIEEECARFIRFLSAIYKDLGFTEFEIMFATRPEKRVGTEESWDRMEAALEAAIGKAGHEYTLDPGEGAFYAPKLDFKLTDAIGRVWQCGTFQVDPNLPERLGATYIGEDGAKHRPFMLHRAVLGSFERFLGILIENYAGRFPFWLAPRQVVVASIISDADAYVHEVVATLRAAGIRAEADVRNEKINYKVREHSVGKVPVILAIGMKEVEERTVSIRRLGEKQTSVEALDTVVANLRAEATPPDLRE, from the coding sequence ATGGACGGCGCACAGATTTCCCTGACTTTTCCCGACGGTGCCAACCGCACTTTTGCAGCCGGAACCACCGGTGCCGACGTGGCCGCCGAAATTTCAAAATCGCTGGCAAAATCCGCTTTCGCGGTGAAGCTCGACGGGCGGCTGGCCGACCTGTCCGAGCCGATCACCGGGGACGCGGCCATCGAGATCGTCACGATCAAGGATGAAGCGCCCGCTCTGGAACTGATCCGGCATGACTGCGCCCACATCATGGCCCGCGCCGTACAGGAACTTTGGCCGGACGTGAAGGTCACGATCGGACCGGTAATCGAGAACGGCTTCTATTACGATTTTGACCGCGCCGAGCCCTTCTCCTCCGAAGATCTGGAGAAGATCGAAGCCAAGATGCGCGAGATCATCAACCTGCGCGATGCCGTACGCACCGAACTGTGGGAGCGGGATCGCGCCATCGCGCATTACGAGAGCACAGGCGAACCCTACAAGGTCGAGCTTGTAGGCATGATCCCCGAGGGTCAGCCGATCCGGATGTACTGGCATGGCGATTGGCAGGATCTCTGCCGCGGCCCGCACCTCGCCCACACAGGGCAGGTCCCGGCGGATGCCTTCAAGCTGATGTCCGTCGCAGGGGCCTACTGGCGCGGCGACAGCAACCGCCCGATGCTTCAGCGCATCTACGGCGTTGCCTTTCGCAACCGGCAGGAACTGAAAGACCATCTGAACTTTCTCGAAGAGGCCGAGAAGCGGGACCATCGCCGCCTTGGACGCGAGATGGAACTCTTTCACATGCAGGAAGAGGCGCCGGGCCAGATCTTCTGGCATCCCAATGGCTGGACGCTCTACACCACCCTGCAGGATTACATGCGCCGGCAGCAGCGTGCCGGTGGTTATGTAGAGGTCAACACGCCGCAGGTCGTCAACCGGCGGCTGTGGGAAGAGTCCGGGCATTGGGAAAACTATCAGGAACACATGTTCATCGTAGAGGTGGACGAGGACCACGCCCGCGAGAAGACGATCAACGCTCTGAAGCCGATGAACTGCCCCTGCCACGTGCAGATCTACAACCATGGCCTGAAGAGCTATCGCGACCTGCCCTTGCGCATGGCAGAGTTCGGCTCGTGCAATCGCTATGAACCATCGGGCGCGCTGCACGGCATCATGCGGGTGCGCGGGTTCACTCAAGACGACGCGCATATCTTTTGCCGCGAGGACCAGATCGAGGAGGAATGCGCCCGCTTCATCCGCTTCCTTTCTGCGATCTACAAGGATCTCGGCTTCACCGAGTTCGAGATCATGTTCGCAACCCGCCCCGAAAAGCGCGTTGGAACCGAGGAAAGCTGGGATCGCATGGAAGCGGCGCTCGAAGCCGCGATCGGCAAGGCAGGGCACGAGTACACGCTCGACCCCGGCGAGGGCGCCTTTTATGCGCCAAAGCTCGATTTCAAGCTGACTGACGCAATCGGCCGGGTCTGGCAGTGCGGCACCTTCCAGGTGGATCCCAACCTGCCGGAACGCCTTGGCGCAACCTATATCGGCGAAGACGGTGCCAAGCACCGCCCCTTCATGCTGCACCGCGCCGTGCTCGGGTCTTTCGAGCGGTTTCTGGGCATCCTGATCGAGAACTACGCCGGCAGGTTCCCGTTCTGGCTGGCCCCGCGACAGGTCGTTGTTGCTTCGATTATCTCCGATGCCGATGCCTACGTGCACGAGGTCGTCGCTACCTTGCGGGCTGCCGGTATCCGGGCAGAGGCCGATGTGCGCAACGAAAAGATCAATTACAAGGTGCGTGAACACTCTGTCGGCAAGGTGCCGGTGATCCTTGCCATCGGCATGAAGGAAGTCGAGGAACGGACCGTCTCCATCCGGCGTCTCGGGGAAAAACAAACCAGCGTTGAAGCGCTGGATACGGTGGTGGCAAACCTGCGCGCGGAAGCTACACCCCCGGATCTCCGTGAATAA
- a CDS encoding alpha/beta fold hydrolase, translated as MPAYLDTPQGRRIAYHRSEGQGPGIVFLGGFRSDMEGTKALHLEAWAKAHGRAFLRLDYSGHGASSGQFEDGAIGDWAEDAAAALGSLTQGPQVLVGSSMGGWIALLLARAHAERIAGLVGIAAAPDFTEDSMWSGFSDAQRREMAEAGQVALPSDYDDGPYIITRRLIEEGRNQLVLREPLSLPFPVRLLHGTEDVDVAESVPLRLLAHADAADMRLTLMKGADHRFSSPEALALIEAAVSDVLAAHRP; from the coding sequence ATGCCCGCCTATCTCGACACGCCCCAAGGCCGCCGTATCGCCTATCACCGCAGCGAGGGGCAGGGGCCCGGCATCGTCTTCCTCGGCGGGTTTCGCTCCGACATGGAAGGCACGAAGGCCTTGCATCTCGAGGCGTGGGCAAAGGCACATGGCCGTGCCTTCCTGCGGCTGGACTATTCCGGGCACGGCGCATCATCGGGGCAATTCGAGGATGGCGCCATCGGCGACTGGGCTGAGGATGCCGCGGCCGCGCTTGGCAGCCTCACACAGGGGCCTCAGGTGCTCGTCGGATCCTCCATGGGCGGCTGGATCGCACTGCTGCTGGCCCGTGCCCATGCCGAGCGAATCGCCGGCCTGGTCGGTATCGCCGCCGCACCGGATTTCACCGAAGACAGCATGTGGTCCGGCTTCTCAGACGCGCAGCGGCGCGAAATGGCGGAAGCGGGACAGGTGGCACTGCCATCGGACTACGACGACGGCCCCTATATCATCACCCGCCGGCTGATCGAGGAAGGCCGCAACCAACTGGTGCTGCGCGAACCGTTGTCGCTTCCGTTCCCCGTCCGCCTGCTGCACGGCACCGAAGATGTCGACGTCGCCGAGAGTGTGCCGTTGCGTCTGCTGGCCCATGCGGACGCGGCCGACATGCGGCTGACGCTGATGAAGGGGGCCGATCATCGCTTTTCCTCGCCCGAAGCCTTGGCCCTTATTGAAGCAGCGGTGTCGGACGTGCTTGCGGCGCACCGGCCGTGA
- a CDS encoding alpha/beta hydrolase family esterase, whose amino-acid sequence MRIFFLLAVLSYLLPSVAQASEAPCGPEAACEIEGGSYHLLTPPEWDGEKALPAIFFYHGHRSSGTSVFRGGALKSVFAEAGYLVIAPNGATAPGSDVRRWPARPGAGRDDVAFSLAVLEDAAGRVPINRERVYASGFSAGGSMAWMMACYAGEHFAGFVSISGALRRPVPKETCPAGPVRLLQIHGFADRTVPLEGRGIGDWHQGDVFESFGLARRTANCRSQPDEITLDADFRCREWTSCDSGALKLCLHDGGHGLPKGWADLGRDWLEAPLR is encoded by the coding sequence ATGCGGATATTTTTCTTGCTGGCAGTGCTATCGTATTTGCTGCCGAGCGTTGCCCAGGCCAGCGAAGCGCCCTGCGGGCCGGAGGCGGCATGCGAGATTGAGGGGGGCAGCTATCACCTGCTGACACCGCCCGAGTGGGATGGCGAGAAAGCCCTGCCCGCGATATTTTTCTATCACGGCCACCGTTCGTCCGGCACCTCCGTGTTTCGCGGCGGCGCGCTGAAATCGGTGTTCGCCGAGGCGGGCTACCTCGTCATCGCGCCAAACGGTGCCACCGCGCCCGGCTCTGATGTCCGCCGCTGGCCGGCCCGGCCCGGAGCGGGAAGAGATGACGTCGCTTTCTCGCTGGCCGTGCTGGAAGATGCTGCCGGACGTGTGCCGATCAACCGGGAGCGCGTCTATGCCAGCGGCTTTTCCGCCGGCGGGTCCATGGCGTGGATGATGGCCTGTTACGCAGGCGAACATTTTGCCGGTTTCGTTTCGATCTCCGGTGCCTTGCGAAGGCCGGTGCCCAAAGAAACCTGCCCGGCGGGACCGGTGCGACTGTTGCAGATCCACGGCTTCGCGGACCGCACGGTGCCGCTCGAGGGCCGTGGTATAGGAGACTGGCATCAGGGTGACGTTTTCGAGAGTTTCGGCCTCGCCCGCAGGACAGCCAATTGCCGCTCCCAGCCCGACGAGATCACCCTCGACGCCGACTTCCGTTGCCGCGAGTGGACAAGTTGCGATAGTGGCGCCCTGAAGCTGTGCCTTCACGACGGAGGTCACGGGCTGCCGAAAGGCTGGGCAGACCTCGGGCGTGACTGGCTGGAAGCGCCCCTGCGCTGA
- a CDS encoding YopT-type cysteine protease domain-containing protein has translation MTDFKMVVEKQNGTATLWDQDSYLGSQTYSSGGICGPLAAKWMSARKLGQSFVAEMSQQEAREEVMQLRMNQNHEGDNFVANYLAMFGLRRAQTGYYKDNVSIGSVMANATSGYGFFFIGLLQEADDKPGHAFAVCSEANSYQFFDPNFGEARFGVAEDARKAFIDWFRLIYLHLNGPAVTEYYL, from the coding sequence CAACGCTGTGGGATCAGGACAGCTACCTAGGCAGCCAAACTTACAGCAGCGGCGGTATTTGCGGACCACTGGCGGCCAAATGGATGAGTGCACGCAAACTGGGGCAAAGCTTCGTGGCGGAGATGTCGCAGCAGGAAGCCCGCGAGGAGGTTATGCAATTGCGCATGAACCAGAATCACGAAGGCGACAACTTCGTCGCCAACTACCTGGCCATGTTCGGTTTGCGCCGGGCGCAGACCGGCTACTACAAGGACAATGTCTCGATCGGCAGTGTCATGGCCAACGCAACCTCCGGCTACGGCTTCTTTTTCATTGGCCTTTTACAGGAAGCGGACGACAAACCGGGCCATGCTTTCGCCGTCTGCAGCGAAGCCAATTCATATCAGTTTTTTGATCCGAATTTCGGAGAAGCGCGTTTTGGAGTTGCCGAAGATGCCAGAAAGGCATTCATCGACTGGTTCAGGTTGATCTACCTGCACCTGAACGGCCCGGCCGTCACCGAATATTATCTCTGA
- a CDS encoding DUF2312 domain-containing protein has protein sequence MDIVEDTTESKPDSYRVTAGELRAFVERYERLEAEKKDIADQQKEVMAEAKGRGYDVKVLRKIVALRKKDPAEISEEEAVLELYKEALGM, from the coding sequence ATGGATATCGTCGAAGACACTACCGAAAGCAAACCCGACAGCTACCGCGTGACGGCAGGCGAGCTGCGCGCCTTCGTGGAACGGTATGAGCGTCTGGAAGCGGAAAAGAAGGACATCGCCGATCAGCAGAAGGAAGTGATGGCCGAGGCCAAGGGCCGGGGATATGACGTCAAGGTACTGCGCAAGATCGTTGCCCTGCGCAAGAAAGACCCGGCCGAGATATCAGAGGAAGAGGCGGTGCTGGAACTCTACAAGGAAGCGCTGGGGATGTGA